In Oceanococcus atlanticus, the following proteins share a genomic window:
- a CDS encoding proline--tRNA ligase — protein sequence MRLSQFPVVTSKETPADAEIVSHQLMLRAGMIRRLAAGLYTWTPLGLKTLRKVEAIVREEMNRAGAVELLMPSVHPAELWQESGRWDVMGAEMLRLTDRHERDYCYGPTHEEVITSLVRQDVKSYKQLPVNYYQIQTKFRDEIRPRFGVMRAREFLMKDAYSFNMDEASLAETYAGMRAAYSRIFERVGVEFRIVQADSGNIGGKQSEEFHVLAGSGEDLLAVSDSGDYAANVEAAVCQPLRSARGEASQAMSTLATPDQRSIEAVASLLDVAAAQCLKTMIVKNDAGELFALCLQGDHNLNLLKAEKILGGCTLASDDEIRAATGCAPGSLGPVGLKLPVIADADAATLADFVCGANRDGEHLQGVNWGRDLAEPRVEDLREVCPGDTAPDGGKLAFVRGIEVGHIFQLGRKYTEAMKATVLDANGKDAVPYMGCYGIGVSRVVAAAIEQRHDDAGIVWPQAIAPFEVLLNPINPKKSEKLEQEIAQIYDALLSAGFDVLWDDRGLRPGQMFGDAELIGIPHRVVLSERGLEAGEIEYKARAGGDAEKLPWSVEALIERLQQG from the coding sequence ATGCGCCTGTCTCAATTCCCTGTCGTCACCAGCAAGGAAACCCCGGCTGATGCCGAGATTGTCAGCCACCAGCTGATGCTGCGCGCCGGCATGATCCGGCGCCTTGCAGCCGGTCTTTACACCTGGACACCGCTGGGCCTGAAAACCCTGCGCAAGGTCGAGGCCATCGTGCGCGAGGAAATGAACCGCGCCGGTGCCGTGGAACTGCTGATGCCCAGCGTGCACCCGGCCGAGCTGTGGCAGGAATCGGGTCGCTGGGATGTGATGGGCGCGGAGATGCTGCGCCTGACCGACCGTCATGAGCGCGATTACTGCTACGGCCCGACCCACGAGGAAGTGATCACCTCGCTGGTGCGTCAGGACGTCAAAAGCTACAAGCAGCTGCCGGTCAACTATTACCAGATTCAGACCAAGTTCCGCGATGAAATCCGTCCCCGTTTCGGGGTCATGCGGGCGCGCGAGTTCCTCATGAAGGACGCTTACTCGTTCAATATGGATGAAGCCTCGCTGGCCGAAACCTATGCTGGTATGCGTGCCGCCTACAGCCGCATCTTCGAACGCGTGGGCGTGGAATTCCGCATCGTGCAGGCCGACTCCGGCAACATCGGCGGCAAGCAATCCGAGGAGTTTCACGTGCTCGCCGGCAGTGGCGAGGACCTGCTGGCAGTGTCCGATTCGGGCGATTACGCGGCCAACGTCGAGGCCGCAGTGTGCCAGCCCCTGCGCAGTGCGCGCGGCGAAGCCAGCCAGGCCATGAGCACGCTGGCCACGCCGGATCAGCGCAGCATAGAAGCTGTCGCCAGCCTGCTGGATGTGGCAGCGGCACAGTGCCTCAAGACCATGATCGTGAAGAACGACGCCGGCGAGCTGTTCGCGCTGTGCCTGCAGGGCGATCACAATCTCAATCTGCTCAAGGCGGAAAAGATTCTGGGCGGCTGCACCCTGGCCAGTGACGACGAAATTCGCGCTGCAACCGGCTGTGCGCCAGGTTCACTCGGCCCGGTCGGGCTTAAGTTGCCGGTCATCGCCGACGCCGATGCCGCCACCCTGGCCGACTTCGTATGCGGCGCCAACCGTGACGGCGAACACCTGCAGGGCGTCAACTGGGGTCGGGATCTGGCCGAACCGCGGGTCGAGGACCTGCGCGAGGTGTGCCCCGGCGACACCGCGCCAGACGGCGGCAAGTTGGCCTTCGTGCGTGGCATCGAGGTTGGTCACATCTTCCAGCTGGGACGCAAGTACACCGAGGCGATGAAGGCCACCGTGCTCGACGCCAACGGCAAGGATGCCGTGCCCTACATGGGCTGCTACGGCATCGGGGTTTCTCGCGTGGTTGCCGCGGCGATCGAACAGCGCCACGACGACGCTGGCATCGTCTGGCCTCAGGCCATTGCACCGTTTGAAGTGCTGCTCAACCCGATCAATCCCAAGAAATCGGAAAAGCTTGAACAGGAAATCGCGCAGATTTATGACGCATTGCTCAGCGCCGGTTTCGATGTGCTGTGGGACGATCGCGGTCTGCGCCCGGGCCAGATGTTTGGCGACGCCGAACTGATCGGCATCCCGCATCGGGTGGTGCTGTCGGAGCGGGGCCTTGAAGCCGGCGAGATCGAATACAAAGCCCGCGCCGGCGGAGATGCCGAAAAACTGCCGTGGTCGGTCGAGGCGCTGATCGAACGCCTGCAGCAAGGCTGA
- a CDS encoding Mov34/MPN/PAD-1 family protein gives MSEPAITLSRELAMQLLKHAQTSPQARVCGLVLGTDAQAREIVHLRNQAESPELHHAIDAQEFARAVSSAQTRGLQPLAVYHSHPDSPPMPDDDDRAASPDSTLRLLVISLNIKGVLEMRAFTPAQDQLRETPVQIFL, from the coding sequence ATGTCCGAACCCGCCATCACGCTGAGCCGCGAGCTCGCGATGCAACTGCTCAAGCACGCCCAGACCTCACCGCAAGCGCGCGTTTGCGGTCTGGTGCTGGGCACCGATGCGCAAGCGCGCGAAATTGTTCATCTGCGCAACCAGGCTGAAAGCCCGGAACTGCACCATGCGATTGATGCCCAGGAATTCGCTCGTGCGGTCAGCAGCGCGCAGACGCGCGGCCTGCAACCGCTGGCGGTTTATCACAGCCACCCGGACTCGCCACCGATGCCGGATGACGACGATCGCGCGGCCAGCCCGGACAGCACGCTCAGGCTGCTGGTCATCTCGCTCAACATCAAAGGCGTGCTGGAAATGCGTGCCTTCACTCCCGCGCAGGATCAACTGCGCGAAACTCCCGTCCAGATTTTTCTTTAG
- a CDS encoding HesA/MoeB/ThiF family protein, producing MSRYSRQEILTEIGPHGQGMLGDAHVAVIGLGGLGSAAALYLAGAGIGQLSLVDGDRVELSNLQRQIVHNEARIGENKARSAAQQLGALNSSTQIEVIEQRADDAALSALASTCDVLLDCSDNFPTRHAINRACVSQRTALVSGAAIRWEGQLMVLQPGRAGAPCYACVFRGDGEAAESCEQAGVLGPLVGTIGSLQALETIKLLTGQATSGVLHTFDARTTNWRKWTVPADPACPVCQNH from the coding sequence ATGAGCCGCTACAGCCGCCAGGAAATCCTCACCGAAATCGGCCCGCACGGTCAGGGCATGCTCGGCGATGCCCATGTCGCCGTCATCGGCCTGGGCGGCCTCGGCTCCGCAGCGGCGCTGTATCTGGCGGGCGCCGGTATCGGCCAGCTCAGCCTGGTCGATGGCGACCGGGTGGAGCTGTCCAACCTGCAACGTCAGATCGTGCACAACGAGGCACGCATCGGTGAAAACAAGGCTCGCTCGGCGGCCCAGCAACTTGGCGCGCTGAACAGCAGCACGCAAATCGAGGTCATCGAACAGCGCGCGGATGATGCCGCGCTCAGCGCGCTTGCCAGCACCTGCGATGTGCTGCTCGATTGCAGCGACAACTTCCCCACCCGGCACGCCATCAACCGCGCCTGTGTCAGCCAGCGCACGGCACTGGTCAGCGGTGCCGCCATCCGCTGGGAAGGCCAGCTCATGGTGCTGCAACCCGGACGAGCGGGCGCACCCTGTTACGCCTGCGTGTTTCGTGGTGACGGCGAAGCCGCGGAATCCTGCGAACAGGCCGGCGTACTCGGCCCGCTGGTGGGCACGATCGGCAGCCTGCAGGCCCTGGAAACCATCAAGCTGCTGACCGGCCAGGCCACCAGCGGCGTGCTGCACACATTCGACGCGCGCACCACAAATTGGCGAAAATGGACGGTTCCGGCCGATCCGGCCTGCCCTGTGTGTCAAAACCACTGA
- the prmC gene encoding peptide chain release factor N(5)-glutamine methyltransferase, producing the protein MSETIRQTLARASAALAEVSDSARLDAELLLCQTLNCTRSRLFSHADDTLNAAQATQFEALLARRKHGEPVAYLLGHQEFWSLRLAVSDACLVPRADTECLVDWALSLPGDALQVLDLGTGSGAIAIALASERPGWRVSASDASAAALHIAQRNAQTHKVAVNFAHGSWFEPLAGQRFDLIVSNPPYIAEGDAHLADLHHEPQSALTSGADGLDAVRHIASHAPAHLHAGAHMALEHGYDQAQRVREILSAQGFQTITTAQDLAGRDRYTHAQWKGA; encoded by the coding sequence GTGTCTGAAACCATCCGTCAAACCTTAGCGCGCGCCAGCGCTGCACTGGCCGAGGTTTCCGACAGCGCCCGCCTGGATGCCGAGCTGCTGCTGTGCCAGACCCTCAACTGCACACGCAGCCGCCTGTTCAGCCACGCCGATGACACGCTCAACGCAGCGCAGGCGACACAGTTCGAGGCCCTGCTTGCGCGCCGCAAGCATGGCGAACCGGTGGCCTACCTGCTCGGCCACCAGGAATTCTGGTCACTCAGACTGGCGGTTTCAGATGCTTGTCTGGTGCCTCGCGCCGACACCGAATGCTTGGTGGATTGGGCCCTGAGCCTGCCGGGTGATGCGCTGCAGGTGCTTGATCTGGGCACTGGCAGTGGCGCCATCGCCATCGCGCTGGCCAGCGAAAGACCGGGCTGGCGCGTAAGCGCCAGCGACGCCAGCGCCGCAGCGCTGCACATCGCCCAACGCAACGCGCAAACTCACAAGGTCGCGGTGAACTTCGCGCACGGCAGCTGGTTTGAGCCGCTGGCCGGCCAGCGCTTTGACCTGATTGTCAGCAACCCGCCCTACATTGCCGAGGGCGATGCCCATCTGGCCGATTTGCACCACGAACCACAATCCGCGCTGACCTCCGGGGCCGACGGCCTGGATGCGGTCCGGCATATCGCCAGCCACGCCCCGGCACACCTGCATGCGGGCGCCCATATGGCGCTGGAACATGGCTATGATCAAGCCCAGCGGGTGCGCGAGATCCTGTCCGCACAAGGTTTTCAGACGATCACCACAGCTCAGGATCTGGCCGGCCGCGACCGCTACACCCACGCCCAATGGAAAGGCGCATGA
- the prfA gene encoding peptide chain release factor 1, which produces MNPSLIRRLEDLQSRFEELGMELSDPEVIGNQDKFRKFSQEYAQLEPVIETFKGFRAGEDERANLKAMLKEDDAEIREMAEAELESLSVAQEEREQALQVHLLPRDPADDNNIFLEIRAGTGGDEAAIFAGNLFGMYERYAASQNWQIEVLSASEGEHGGYKEIISRVVGHGAYSRLKFESGAHRVQRVPETESQGRIHTSACTVAILPEMDEVDAVDIENKDLRIDTYRASGAGGQHVNKTDSAVRITHIPSGIVVECQDERSQHKNRARAMSLLAARMLDIQRTQQASEQAATRKALVGSGDRSERIRTYNFPQGRVTDHRINLTLYKLDAIIAGDLDPLIQPLIAEHQAAQLAELGV; this is translated from the coding sequence ATGAATCCTTCGCTGATACGCCGCCTTGAAGACCTGCAAAGCCGCTTCGAGGAACTTGGCATGGAACTGTCCGACCCCGAAGTCATCGGCAACCAGGACAAGTTTCGCAAGTTCTCACAGGAGTACGCCCAGCTTGAGCCGGTGATCGAAACCTTCAAGGGTTTTCGTGCCGGCGAGGATGAGCGCGCCAACCTCAAAGCCATGCTCAAGGAAGACGACGCCGAAATCCGCGAGATGGCCGAAGCCGAACTGGAAAGCCTGAGCGTTGCACAGGAGGAGCGCGAGCAGGCCTTGCAGGTGCATTTGCTGCCTCGCGACCCGGCCGACGACAACAACATCTTTCTGGAAATCCGTGCCGGCACCGGTGGTGATGAAGCCGCCATTTTCGCCGGCAACCTGTTCGGCATGTACGAGCGCTACGCAGCGAGCCAGAACTGGCAGATCGAGGTGCTGTCCGCCAGCGAAGGCGAACACGGTGGTTACAAGGAAATCATCAGCCGCGTGGTTGGCCACGGCGCCTACTCCAGACTCAAGTTCGAATCGGGCGCGCATCGCGTGCAACGTGTGCCGGAAACCGAATCACAAGGCCGCATCCATACCTCGGCCTGCACCGTGGCCATCCTGCCGGAGATGGACGAGGTCGACGCGGTCGACATCGAAAACAAGGATCTGCGCATCGACACCTACCGCGCATCCGGCGCCGGCGGCCAGCATGTCAACAAGACCGACTCGGCGGTGCGCATCACGCACATCCCCAGCGGCATCGTGGTCGAGTGCCAGGACGAACGTTCGCAGCACAAGAACAGAGCCCGCGCCATGTCGCTGCTGGCCGCGCGCATGCTCGACATACAGCGCACCCAGCAAGCCTCTGAGCAAGCGGCCACGCGTAAGGCCCTGGTGGGCTCCGGCGACCGCTCCGAGCGCATTCGCACCTACAACTTCCCGCAGGGCCGGGTGACCGATCACCGCATCAACCTCACCCTGTACAAGCTCGACGCCATTATTGCCGGCGATCTGGACCCGCTGATCCAGCCGCTGATCGCCGAGCATCAGGCCGCGCAACTGGCCGAGCTGGGTGTCTGA
- the hemA gene encoding glutamyl-tRNA reductase: MSLFALGLNYHSAPLTLRERVAIATEALPQALSEIRAVPGISEAAILSTCNRTEIFTVGGAGPRISSWLSERGRISPQELDPHLFSYDEQRAVRHALRVASGLDSMILGEPQILGQMKDAFRIAREHNTLGPVLTRLFEHAFHVAKDVRTRTEIGARSVSVASAAASLTGEIFANLKGRDVLVIGAGDTARLVTEHLYAMGQPRITVANRTPERARALAEQFRGVSCGLDGITAQLPHADLIVTTVATEQRLIDHAMVKAAFAQRKRKAVLMIDLGVPRNISPDVSNNPDVYLYTVDDLQAVADENRRAREAAADSARDIIESGTREFIDWMAQRANHDAIRRLRTQTAEMAKLQLEQARAQLRRGGDPDQVLERLTHNLTQQFLHRPSLSLRELKGDKRDTQLKLLNDLFQLDDKE, translated from the coding sequence ATGTCCTTGTTCGCGCTGGGCCTCAACTACCACTCCGCGCCGCTGACGCTGCGTGAGCGAGTGGCCATCGCCACCGAGGCCCTGCCACAGGCCCTTTCGGAAATCCGCGCCGTGCCCGGCATTTCTGAAGCCGCCATCCTGTCGACCTGTAACCGCACAGAGATCTTCACCGTCGGCGGCGCTGGCCCGCGGATCAGCTCATGGCTGAGCGAACGTGGCCGCATTTCGCCCCAGGAACTCGACCCACATCTGTTCAGCTACGACGAACAACGCGCGGTACGACATGCCCTGCGGGTAGCCTCGGGACTGGACTCAATGATTCTTGGCGAGCCGCAGATTCTGGGCCAGATGAAAGATGCATTTCGCATAGCGCGCGAGCACAACACGCTCGGGCCGGTGCTGACGCGCCTGTTCGAACACGCTTTTCATGTCGCCAAGGATGTACGCACGCGCACTGAAATCGGCGCCCGCTCGGTCTCAGTGGCCTCGGCCGCGGCCAGCCTGACCGGTGAAATCTTCGCCAATCTGAAAGGCCGCGACGTCCTCGTCATCGGTGCCGGCGACACCGCCCGGCTGGTCACCGAGCATCTGTATGCCATGGGCCAGCCGCGCATCACCGTAGCCAACCGCACGCCGGAGCGCGCACGCGCGCTGGCCGAGCAATTTCGCGGTGTCAGCTGCGGCCTGGACGGCATTACGGCCCAGCTGCCTCATGCCGACCTCATCGTCACCACGGTGGCCACAGAACAGCGTCTGATCGACCACGCCATGGTCAAAGCCGCGTTTGCCCAACGCAAACGCAAAGCGGTGCTGATGATCGACCTGGGCGTGCCGCGCAACATCAGCCCGGATGTCAGCAACAACCCGGATGTCTACCTGTACACCGTGGATGATCTGCAAGCGGTGGCCGACGAAAACCGCCGCGCCCGCGAGGCGGCCGCCGACTCGGCGCGCGACATCATCGAGTCCGGAACCCGTGAATTCATCGACTGGATGGCCCAGCGCGCCAATCACGATGCCATCCGCCGCCTGCGCACCCAGACCGCTGAAATGGCCAAGCTGCAGCTTGAGCAGGCCCGCGCCCAACTGCGCAGGGGCGGCGACCCCGATCAGGTGCTCGAACGCCTGACCCACAATCTGACCCAGCAGTTTCTGCACCGTCCCAGCCTGAGCCTGCGCGAGCTCAAGGGCGACAAGCGCGACACCCAGCTCAAACTGCTTAACGACCTGTTCCAGCTCGACGACAAAGAATGA
- a CDS encoding tetratricopeptide repeat protein yields MKLTIIKPIIPALGLALGLLGCASQPVEAPLETEFDRLWQASAENPDVELGAAVLAGELAAQRGMRDEAAEHYARAAALSADPLTAQRATQLALQAENADLADLAAARWVELDAENSGAYEIAARLALRASDHQRAVHLLRQMLSLDESDEQAALVSVAEILSLEPEASQQALGLFDQVTAGQALSAAHAYARGLLAYRVDEQDAARAAVADALALRPEWRPAQLLGLRLQLQAENLSAAEQLIRDMHVADPKNLELRLSLGSLLLEFEQIDMARREFTNALKIDADNAAALYALGLIEMDLGNYEAAEKRFTRLQNRGERLSDTSYYLGRIAEERGDILRAMQFYREVRDGRRVIDAAVRQAVIISRQGNMEAARSYLETLRLRFPQQELRLWQIEGELLFRANQDDEALVVYQQGLAQYPEDHDLLYGRAIVYERMGDVSAAEADLRTIVAEAPDDARALNALGYMLTNHGDSFAEAETLIRRALALTPDDPAVIDSLGWVLFRQGDIEQARVYLERAWGQLKDPEVAAHFGEVLWLQGEHERARHVWNEALIENPTHRVLRETVRRLDTAL; encoded by the coding sequence ATGAAGTTGACCATCATCAAACCGATTATTCCTGCCTTGGGGCTGGCGCTGGGATTGCTGGGCTGCGCGTCGCAGCCGGTTGAAGCGCCGCTGGAAACCGAATTCGACCGCCTGTGGCAAGCCTCAGCCGAAAATCCGGATGTTGAACTTGGCGCTGCCGTGCTGGCCGGTGAGCTTGCGGCCCAGCGAGGCATGCGCGATGAAGCCGCCGAGCACTATGCCCGTGCGGCGGCGTTGAGCGCCGATCCGCTGACAGCGCAACGCGCCACCCAGCTGGCTTTGCAGGCTGAAAATGCTGATCTGGCTGATCTGGCCGCAGCCCGTTGGGTTGAGCTGGATGCGGAAAACTCCGGTGCTTATGAAATCGCCGCGCGCCTTGCGCTGCGCGCTTCGGACCACCAACGTGCGGTGCACCTGCTGCGTCAGATGCTGAGTCTGGATGAGAGTGACGAGCAGGCGGCGCTGGTCAGCGTGGCCGAGATCTTGTCGCTGGAGCCCGAGGCCTCACAGCAGGCGCTCGGCTTGTTCGACCAGGTTACCGCCGGTCAAGCCCTGAGTGCAGCGCATGCCTATGCCCGCGGGCTGCTGGCATACCGGGTGGATGAACAGGATGCAGCCCGCGCTGCGGTGGCCGACGCGCTGGCCTTGCGTCCCGAGTGGCGTCCGGCGCAGCTGCTGGGATTGCGTTTGCAGCTGCAGGCCGAAAATCTGAGCGCTGCTGAGCAGCTCATTCGCGATATGCATGTGGCGGACCCCAAGAACCTAGAGTTGCGGCTGTCGTTGGGATCCCTGCTGCTTGAGTTTGAGCAGATCGATATGGCGCGGCGTGAATTCACCAATGCGCTCAAGATCGATGCCGACAATGCAGCGGCCCTGTACGCCCTGGGCTTGATCGAGATGGATCTGGGCAACTACGAAGCTGCAGAAAAGCGCTTTACCCGCCTGCAGAATCGCGGCGAGCGATTGTCCGATACCTCGTATTACCTCGGTCGCATTGCCGAGGAGCGCGGCGACATTCTGCGCGCCATGCAGTTTTACCGCGAAGTTCGTGATGGTCGCAGGGTGATTGATGCAGCGGTTCGCCAGGCTGTGATTATCAGTCGCCAGGGCAACATGGAGGCGGCGCGCTCCTATCTGGAGACGCTGCGCCTGCGCTTCCCGCAGCAAGAGTTGCGCCTGTGGCAGATCGAAGGCGAGTTGCTGTTTCGCGCCAATCAAGATGATGAGGCGCTGGTGGTGTATCAGCAGGGCCTGGCTCAGTACCCGGAAGATCATGATCTGCTCTACGGTCGGGCCATTGTTTACGAGCGCATGGGCGATGTCTCCGCGGCCGAAGCCGATCTGCGGACCATCGTGGCCGAGGCGCCGGATGATGCGCGTGCCTTGAATGCGCTGGGCTACATGCTGACCAACCACGGCGACAGTTTTGCCGAGGCGGAAACGCTGATTCGTCGCGCCTTGGCCTTGACCCCGGATGATCCGGCGGTGATCGATTCACTCGGCTGGGTGCTGTTCCGTCAGGGTGATATTGAGCAGGCTCGGGTTTATCTGGAGCGCGCCTGGGGGCAGCTCAAGGATCCGGAGGTGGCCGCACACTTTGGTGAGGTGCTGTGGCTACAGGGCGAGCATGAGCGCGCCCGGCATGTCTGGAATGAAGCGCTTATTGAAAATCCCACCCATCGCGTGCTGCGCGAAACTGTCCGGCGCCTGGATACCGCGCTTTAA
- the lolB gene encoding lipoprotein insertase outer membrane protein LolB, giving the protein MERKIRQHCGALLIVLLGLSGCSVMPSPAPQTSAAAEAERGRAALSQWTLKARLTTPDQRASLRWRQSEQNFDLLLRGPFGFGGVRIVGSPDQVTIDDGDELEVSDNPELDIYQRTGMVVPLAALGWWVRGLPAPHEPAQLERDVAGHIRVIRQSAWVIQLADYETVDGLSMPQSVRMEHLPWFLQLDVSSWAF; this is encoded by the coding sequence ATGGAACGAAAAATCCGGCAGCACTGTGGCGCCTTGCTGATTGTGCTGCTTGGCTTAAGTGGCTGCAGTGTGATGCCATCGCCAGCGCCACAAACCAGCGCAGCGGCCGAGGCCGAGCGCGGCCGCGCGGCGTTATCGCAATGGACGCTTAAAGCCCGTCTGACCACGCCTGATCAGCGCGCCAGTCTGCGCTGGCGGCAGTCGGAGCAAAATTTTGATCTGCTGCTGCGCGGCCCGTTCGGCTTCGGCGGCGTGCGGATCGTCGGCTCCCCGGATCAGGTCACCATTGATGATGGCGACGAGCTTGAGGTGAGTGATAACCCGGAGCTGGACATCTACCAACGTACCGGCATGGTCGTGCCGCTGGCGGCGCTTGGTTGGTGGGTGCGTGGGCTGCCTGCGCCGCATGAACCCGCTCAGCTGGAGCGTGATGTCGCCGGGCATATCCGCGTGATTCGCCAGAGCGCCTGGGTCATACAACTGGCTGACTACGAAACGGTTGATGGTTTGTCCATGCCGCAATCGGTGCGCATGGAACACCTGCCGTGGTTTCTGCAGCTCGACGTCTCTTCGTGGGCATTTTGA
- the ispE gene encoding 4-(cytidine 5'-diphospho)-2-C-methyl-D-erythritol kinase: protein MLSAPQAGLGAQSRWPAPAKLNLFLHVLGRRADGRHNLQTLFQILDYGDELDFVLRDDEQIVLHDALDGVAAEDNLCVRAARLVQAHMTRPRGVDIHCIKRIPMGGGLGGGSSDAATCLVALNALWGVGLDEDSLARMGLGLGADVPVFVRGRSAFAQGVGEDLTALALPEPWYCVVTPDCHVPTGEIFAAPELTRDTPPLTISDLLAHTVPVGNDCWPVVASRYPAVRRAHDSLSRFGAARMSGTGASVFLPCESRDQALHIASQMPRDWHVFVAQGLNQSPLQAMAYGLRTGV from the coding sequence ATTTTGAGCGCGCCGCAGGCCGGGCTGGGTGCGCAGTCACGCTGGCCAGCACCCGCCAAGCTGAATTTGTTTCTGCATGTGCTGGGGCGCCGCGCCGACGGGCGTCACAATCTGCAGACCCTGTTCCAGATTCTGGATTACGGCGACGAACTGGATTTCGTGCTGCGCGATGACGAGCAAATTGTGCTCCACGATGCGCTGGATGGCGTGGCCGCAGAAGACAATCTGTGTGTCCGCGCCGCACGTCTTGTTCAAGCCCACATGACCCGGCCGCGCGGTGTCGATATCCACTGCATCAAGCGCATACCCATGGGCGGAGGGCTGGGCGGTGGCAGCAGTGATGCAGCAACCTGTCTGGTTGCGCTCAATGCGCTGTGGGGTGTCGGTCTCGACGAGGACAGCTTGGCCCGGATGGGCCTGGGCTTGGGGGCGGATGTTCCGGTTTTCGTGCGCGGGCGCAGCGCGTTTGCGCAAGGCGTGGGTGAAGATTTGACAGCGCTGGCGTTGCCAGAGCCTTGGTATTGCGTGGTTACACCGGATTGTCATGTGCCGACAGGCGAGATCTTCGCGGCGCCGGAATTGACAAGAGATACCCCGCCGCTGACAATTTCCGACTTGCTTGCGCACACGGTACCTGTCGGCAATGACTGCTGGCCGGTGGTGGCAAGCCGATACCCGGCGGTGCGCCGTGCGCATGACAGCCTGTCCCGGTTCGGGGCGGCGCGGATGAGCGGCACCGGGGCGAGTGTATTCCTGCCGTGCGAATCGCGTGATCAGGCTTTGCACATTGCCTCGCAAATGCCGCGTGATTGGCACGTCTTCGTAGCGCAGGGACTGAATCAGTCGCCATTGCAGGCAATGGCGTACGGGTTGAGAACTGGGGTGTAG
- a CDS encoding ribose-phosphate diphosphokinase, whose amino-acid sequence MTELTDTPSLMLFAGNACPELAKSIAKQLNQSLGKASVGRFSDGEVMVEIEENVRGRDVFVIQSTCAPTNDNLMELLAMMDALRRASAGRITAVIPYFGYARQDRRTRSTRVPITAKLVADMVCAAGANRVLTVDLHAEQIQGFFQVPVDNVYASPVLLSDLWRQKHDNLIVVSPDVGGVVRARALAKRLDDADLAIIDKRRPKANVAQVMNIIGDVQGKTCVMIDDLVDTAGTLCQAAQALKDHGAAKVVAYVTHAVLSGPAIENISGSVLDELVVTDTIPLNEAARGCSKIRSLDTAALLAETIRRVSNEESVSSLYVD is encoded by the coding sequence ATGACGGAATTGACTGACACACCTTCCCTGATGCTGTTCGCGGGCAACGCCTGCCCGGAACTCGCCAAGTCCATCGCCAAACAGCTCAATCAGTCCTTGGGCAAGGCCAGTGTCGGACGTTTCAGTGACGGCGAGGTCATGGTCGAGATCGAAGAGAACGTGCGTGGTCGCGATGTCTTCGTGATCCAGTCGACCTGTGCGCCGACCAATGACAACCTGATGGAGCTGCTGGCCATGATGGATGCATTGCGTCGCGCTTCAGCGGGTCGCATCACCGCCGTGATTCCGTATTTCGGCTATGCCCGACAAGATCGTCGCACCCGTTCCACGCGTGTGCCGATCACCGCCAAGCTGGTCGCCGATATGGTCTGTGCTGCGGGCGCCAATCGCGTGCTCACGGTGGATCTGCATGCCGAACAGATTCAGGGCTTCTTCCAGGTGCCGGTCGACAACGTCTATGCCTCACCGGTGCTGCTCTCTGATCTGTGGCGACAGAAGCACGATAACCTGATTGTAGTGTCACCGGACGTTGGTGGCGTGGTGCGTGCACGGGCGCTGGCCAAGCGTCTGGATGACGCCGATCTGGCGATCATTGACAAGCGTCGCCCCAAAGCCAATGTGGCTCAGGTGATGAACATCATCGGTGATGTGCAGGGCAAGACCTGCGTGATGATTGATGACCTTGTCGATACCGCCGGCACCCTGTGCCAGGCTGCTCAGGCTCTCAAGGATCATGGCGCGGCCAAAGTTGTGGCCTATGTGACGCATGCCGTGCTGTCCGGCCCGGCGATCGAAAACATCTCCGGTTCGGTGTTGGACGAGCTGGTGGTGACCGACACCATTCCGCTCAATGAGGCGGCACGCGGCTGCAGCAAGATTCGCAGCCTGGACACGGCCGCGTTGCTGGCGGAAACCATCCGCCGCGTGAGCAACGAAGAGTCGGTCAGCTCGCTCTACGTCGACTGA